The Candidatus Koribacter versatilis Ellin345 genome has a segment encoding these proteins:
- a CDS encoding DinB family protein: protein MKRLLSLVVLVLAAVPVFAQDAPQKPKPVTMKDLLLQELHETHNQKNWFVSVKDATAGLTAEQSTFVQGKGNHSPGQLLYHMTFWNSQALIQLKGEKPPKFDGNNDETFTKYDPKNWDATLKQFDDDMTAIEKIVEGADDAKLAKIASTLSRIAEHNAYHTGEIVAMRKLQGSWNPDQGVK, encoded by the coding sequence ATGAAGCGGTTGCTTTCTCTTGTCGTACTTGTACTCGCCGCCGTGCCAGTCTTTGCCCAGGATGCCCCACAGAAACCCAAGCCGGTAACCATGAAAGACCTGTTGCTGCAGGAACTGCACGAAACCCACAACCAGAAGAACTGGTTCGTCTCCGTGAAGGACGCGACTGCCGGCCTCACTGCCGAACAATCGACGTTCGTTCAAGGCAAGGGCAATCACAGCCCCGGCCAGCTTCTCTACCACATGACGTTCTGGAACTCGCAGGCGCTCATTCAGTTGAAGGGCGAAAAGCCCCCGAAGTTCGACGGCAACAATGACGAGACCTTCACTAAGTACGACCCGAAGAACTGGGACGCCACCCTGAAGCAGTTCGACGACGATATGACCGCGATCGAGAAGATCGTGGAAGGCGCCGACGATGCCAAGCTCGCGAAGATCGCATCGACCCTATCGCGCATCGCCGAACACAACGCCTACCACACGGGCGAGATCGTCGCGATGCGCAAGCTGCAAGGCTCGTGGAACCCGGACCAGGGCGTGAAGTAA
- a CDS encoding UbiX family flavin prenyltransferase: protein MILTIATTGASGSIFLRETLRRVEADQRVERVNFIASDSGLRVIAEELGLSGRNGLVQQLLGSSSTKIQQLNNDDIGANVASGSYPTDAMLVIPCSMGTLAKIANGIADQLIERAADVCLKEQRKLVLCVRETPLNKIHIRNMGLAADAGATIFPVIPAFYDQPQSPDQMASQFVCRVLQHLGLSQDDMYRWKAGNP from the coding sequence TTGATCCTGACAATTGCTACGACCGGGGCCAGCGGTTCGATTTTTCTTCGCGAGACCCTGCGCCGCGTGGAAGCGGACCAGCGCGTTGAGCGCGTGAACTTTATCGCCTCCGACAGCGGCCTGCGCGTGATCGCCGAAGAGCTCGGCCTCAGCGGTCGCAACGGCCTGGTCCAGCAGCTACTTGGCTCGTCTTCGACGAAAATCCAGCAGCTCAATAATGACGACATCGGCGCCAATGTCGCCAGCGGATCGTACCCGACCGACGCCATGTTGGTTATCCCGTGCAGCATGGGAACTTTGGCGAAGATTGCCAACGGAATTGCCGACCAGCTCATCGAACGAGCAGCGGACGTGTGCCTGAAAGAACAGCGCAAGCTGGTGCTCTGCGTCCGTGAAACGCCGCTGAATAAAATCCACATTCGCAACATGGGCCTTGCTGCCGATGCCGGTGCGACCATCTTCCCGGTCATCCCTGCCTTTTACGACCAGCCGCAATCTCCCGACCAGATGGCCAGCCAGTTTGTCTGCCGCGTGCTCCAGCATTTGGGCTTGTCGCAAGACGATATGTATCGCTGGAAGGCCGGAAATCCGTAG
- a CDS encoding ChaN family lipoprotein translates to MATTSTLRLRRNAAQMHALAEVERTIRATDPHSRRKYLREFTEAFQSYHSVITAGQVREQLAASDIVLVGDYHALASSQLYCEKVITQLASEGPVLLGLEMIFARDQHLLDEWTSREIDGAELRERLRFDTDWGYDWFPMYRLLETARANCVRIYGLDCCPRNDLRKIARRDIHAAHRLRRIRKEQPNAKIVVLFGESHLAPMHLPMEIRSVLPDEKVTTVLQNVDALYWKAGGERRDRVEAVCVREDVICVFNATPLEKYESYRMYLERWAREPRASLDMAPTVLNLADALLQFLNIDKYTATAGNTGMSLVDVFPEVCYRPTDEGIIKLALRKHAEAELPMILRKLHEQGCCYVPRLNSFFMRHFEMLHMTEEIAHFVHRACRAAIGKVPVSIIERKAEDNFYAQVLECALRIFGSRVLYPSRPVLHEEHLYALYASTDPRSDFPQEELEGLLDFLVMHKDFETHRGKYFRRPVLLEHGIAATGRRFTYLTRQLGELLGHQLYEAYLSGQISKRALRTLFFCDLSAPGAAEATYFGIAKRCATRPMKLVS, encoded by the coding sequence ATGGCGACAACATCCACCCTCAGGCTCCGGCGCAACGCCGCGCAAATGCATGCTCTCGCGGAGGTCGAGCGGACCATCCGCGCCACCGACCCGCACAGCCGGCGGAAATACCTGCGGGAGTTCACCGAAGCCTTCCAATCCTACCACTCGGTTATCACCGCGGGACAAGTCCGCGAGCAGCTTGCCGCCAGCGATATCGTGCTCGTCGGCGACTACCACGCCCTCGCCAGTTCGCAGCTTTATTGCGAAAAAGTCATTACCCAACTTGCCTCGGAAGGCCCGGTCCTACTCGGGTTGGAGATGATCTTCGCCCGCGACCAGCACCTGCTCGATGAATGGACCTCACGCGAAATTGATGGCGCTGAGCTGCGCGAACGCCTCCGCTTCGACACCGACTGGGGCTACGACTGGTTTCCCATGTATCGGCTGCTGGAAACTGCCCGCGCCAACTGCGTTCGGATCTATGGCCTCGATTGCTGTCCGCGTAACGATCTCCGCAAGATCGCACGGCGAGACATCCACGCCGCGCACCGCCTGCGCCGGATTCGCAAGGAGCAGCCAAACGCGAAGATCGTGGTGCTCTTCGGCGAGTCGCACCTGGCGCCCATGCACCTGCCGATGGAAATTCGCAGCGTGCTGCCGGACGAGAAGGTCACGACCGTCCTGCAAAACGTGGACGCACTCTATTGGAAAGCCGGCGGCGAACGTCGCGACCGCGTGGAAGCCGTTTGCGTGCGCGAGGATGTGATCTGCGTCTTCAACGCCACGCCGCTGGAGAAGTACGAGAGCTACCGCATGTACCTGGAGCGCTGGGCGCGCGAGCCGCGGGCTTCGCTGGACATGGCACCGACCGTGCTGAACCTCGCCGACGCGCTGCTCCAGTTCCTGAACATTGATAAGTACACCGCGACCGCCGGCAACACGGGCATGAGCCTGGTGGATGTCTTTCCCGAGGTCTGCTACCGGCCCACCGACGAAGGCATCATTAAGCTCGCGCTCCGCAAACATGCCGAGGCCGAGTTGCCGATGATCCTGCGCAAGCTGCACGAGCAGGGCTGCTGCTACGTGCCACGCTTGAACTCGTTTTTCATGCGGCACTTCGAAATGCTGCACATGACCGAGGAGATCGCGCACTTCGTGCATCGCGCGTGCCGTGCGGCGATCGGCAAGGTGCCAGTGAGTATCATCGAGCGCAAAGCTGAAGACAATTTTTACGCGCAGGTACTCGAGTGCGCGCTGCGCATCTTCGGTTCGCGCGTGCTGTATCCGTCGCGACCGGTGCTGCATGAGGAGCATTTGTATGCCTTGTACGCCTCGACCGATCCGCGCTCTGACTTCCCTCAGGAAGAGCTGGAAGGCCTCTTGGACTTCCTGGTAATGCACAAGGATTTCGAAACGCATCGCGGCAAGTACTTCCGCCGGCCGGTCCTCCTGGAGCATGGGATCGCTGCCACCGGCAGGAGGTTCACGTATCTCACGCGACAACTGGGCGAGCTGCTGGGCCACCAGCTTTATGAAGCCTATCTCTCCGGACAAATCAGCAAGCGCGCGCTGCGAACGCTGTTCTTCTGCGATCTGAGCGCCCCGGGAGCAGCGGAGGCCACGTATTTCGGCATCGCCAAGCGTTGCGCCACACGCCCGATGAAACTGGTTTCCTGA
- the katG gene encoding catalase/peroxidase HPI, translating into MENELVSKVKAPVPGNQTNTLNEAKCPVGAHTLAGARSNANWWPNQLNINILHQHSPLSDPMPEGFNYAEEFKTLDLDAVVKDLRHLMTDSQPWWPADYGHYGPFFIRMAWHSAGTYRIGDGRGGAGSGEQRFAPLNSWPDNGNLDKARRLLWPIKQKYGRKLSWADLMVLAGNVALESMGFKTFGFAGGREDVWEPSEDIYWGPEGKWLDDKRYSGERDLENPLGAVQMGLIYVNPEGPNGKPDPAAAAVDIRETFARMAMNDEETVALIAGGHTFGKTHGAGVPTEYVGPEPEGAGIEEQGLGWKNKLGHGHGYHTITSGLEGAWTTNPIKWDNGFFDNLFGYDWELTKSPAGANQWTPKNGAGKDTVPDAHDKTKRHAPFMATTDISLKVDPIYGPISKRFHEHPQEFADAFAKAWYKLTHRDMGPLPRYLGKLVPKEPQVWQDPVPAVDHELVNDSDVAALKAKLLASGLTVSQLVTTAWAAASSFRGSDKRGGANGARIRLTPQKDWEVNQPKELAKVLPVLEKIQHDFNAQGGKKKISLADLIILGGCAAVEEAAKKGGHSVKVPFTPGRTDASQEHTDVKSFSVMEPKADGFRNYHQKGQPRPAEEMLVDKAQLLRLTAPEMTALVGGLRVLGANYGHSKHGVFTSHPETLTNDFFVNLLDMNNRWQPSGADGVYEARDRQGDHVKWTATRVDLIFGSHSQLRAFAEVYACNDAKEKFVHDFVAAWTKVMNLDRYDLAKKKAAAN; encoded by the coding sequence ATGGAAAATGAACTCGTATCTAAAGTGAAGGCGCCTGTACCGGGCAATCAGACCAACACCTTGAACGAAGCCAAGTGTCCCGTAGGTGCCCATACGCTAGCGGGCGCGCGGAGCAACGCCAATTGGTGGCCAAACCAGCTCAACATCAATATCCTGCACCAACACTCTCCGCTCTCTGACCCGATGCCCGAGGGCTTCAATTACGCCGAAGAGTTCAAGACCCTCGATCTCGATGCCGTCGTCAAAGACCTCCGCCACCTCATGACCGATTCGCAGCCATGGTGGCCGGCCGACTACGGGCACTACGGGCCGTTTTTCATTCGTATGGCATGGCACAGCGCAGGCACGTATCGCATAGGAGACGGCCGCGGCGGCGCCGGTTCCGGCGAGCAGCGCTTCGCTCCCCTCAATAGCTGGCCCGACAACGGCAACCTCGACAAGGCACGCCGCCTTCTCTGGCCCATCAAGCAGAAGTACGGACGCAAACTCTCGTGGGCCGACCTAATGGTCCTGGCCGGCAACGTCGCGCTGGAATCCATGGGCTTCAAGACCTTCGGTTTTGCCGGCGGACGCGAAGACGTTTGGGAGCCGAGCGAAGACATCTACTGGGGTCCGGAAGGCAAGTGGCTCGACGACAAGCGCTACAGCGGCGAGCGCGACCTTGAGAACCCTCTGGGCGCGGTGCAAATGGGCCTGATCTACGTGAATCCCGAAGGCCCGAACGGCAAGCCCGATCCGGCGGCGGCGGCCGTCGACATCCGCGAGACCTTTGCTCGTATGGCGATGAATGACGAGGAAACGGTTGCGTTGATTGCCGGCGGCCACACCTTCGGTAAGACTCACGGTGCAGGCGTTCCGACGGAGTATGTCGGTCCCGAACCGGAGGGCGCGGGCATCGAAGAGCAAGGCCTGGGCTGGAAGAACAAGCTAGGCCACGGACACGGCTACCACACCATTACCAGCGGCCTGGAAGGCGCGTGGACCACGAATCCCATCAAGTGGGACAACGGCTTCTTCGACAACCTGTTCGGCTACGACTGGGAACTGACCAAGAGCCCGGCAGGCGCCAACCAGTGGACGCCGAAGAATGGTGCCGGCAAAGACACAGTTCCAGACGCGCATGACAAGACCAAGCGTCACGCGCCGTTTATGGCGACCACCGATATTTCGCTGAAGGTTGATCCGATCTACGGGCCGATCTCGAAGCGCTTCCACGAGCACCCGCAGGAGTTCGCAGACGCGTTCGCAAAGGCCTGGTACAAGCTCACCCATCGCGATATGGGTCCGCTGCCACGCTATCTCGGCAAGCTGGTTCCGAAAGAGCCGCAGGTTTGGCAGGATCCCGTTCCAGCTGTCGATCACGAACTGGTGAACGACAGCGATGTAGCGGCGCTGAAGGCAAAGCTTCTCGCGTCCGGCCTGACGGTCTCGCAACTGGTCACGACGGCATGGGCTGCGGCATCGTCGTTCCGCGGCTCCGACAAGCGTGGTGGCGCTAATGGCGCGCGCATTCGCCTGACTCCGCAAAAAGACTGGGAAGTAAACCAGCCGAAGGAGTTGGCGAAGGTGCTGCCCGTGCTCGAAAAAATCCAGCACGACTTCAATGCGCAGGGCGGCAAGAAGAAAATATCGCTGGCCGACCTGATTATTCTCGGCGGTTGCGCCGCGGTGGAAGAGGCGGCGAAGAAGGGCGGCCATAGCGTGAAAGTTCCGTTCACGCCGGGTCGCACTGACGCTTCGCAGGAACATACCGATGTGAAGTCGTTCTCCGTGATGGAGCCGAAGGCCGATGGCTTCCGCAACTATCACCAGAAGGGACAACCGCGTCCGGCGGAGGAGATGTTGGTGGACAAAGCGCAACTGCTGCGTCTCACCGCTCCGGAGATGACGGCGCTCGTCGGCGGCTTGCGCGTGCTCGGCGCGAATTACGGGCACTCCAAGCATGGCGTATTTACCAGCCATCCCGAGACGCTGACGAACGATTTCTTCGTCAACCTGCTCGATATGAACAATCGTTGGCAGCCCTCGGGCGCTGATGGCGTATACGAAGCGCGCGACCGCCAGGGCGACCACGTGAAGTGGACTGCCACCCGCGTGGACCTCATCTTCGGTTCGCACTCGCAGCTGCGCGCATTTGCCGAGGTCTATGCCTGCAATGACGCCAAGGAGAAGTTCGTACACGACTTCGTGGCGGCGTGGACCAAGGTGATGAACCTCGACCGCTACGACCTGGCGAAGAAGAAGGCCGCAGCGAATTAA
- a CDS encoding LysR family transcriptional regulator — protein sequence MEVHQLRYFCAVARHGTFTRASEVEHVAQPSLSQQILKLEAELGARLFDRLPRSAKLTVFGKAFLPNAERILRQLDEAKTELLEMTSNEKGEVTVGIIPTIAAYLLPKLLNGLSVRHPDVTVKISEDITPVLLQRLHDGSIDMAIAALPIPGTELASEELFEEKFYAVLPEKHRRASRASISLADLNREPFLLLKEGHCFRDSVIAACNQAAMSPSVVFESGQFATILAMVSAGMGVSAVPAMAVQPHPGCKFIPISGKHSSRKVGIVTSRHHFQGRAQRLLLKQMRDACGKSAKP from the coding sequence ATGGAAGTCCACCAGCTTCGCTATTTTTGCGCTGTCGCGCGCCACGGCACGTTCACCCGCGCCTCCGAGGTGGAGCACGTGGCGCAGCCTTCGCTCTCGCAGCAGATCCTCAAGCTCGAAGCCGAACTCGGCGCGCGCCTCTTCGATCGTCTGCCGCGCTCGGCAAAGCTCACGGTTTTTGGCAAAGCGTTTCTGCCCAACGCGGAACGTATCCTGCGACAGTTGGATGAGGCCAAGACCGAGCTGCTTGAGATGACGAGCAACGAGAAGGGCGAAGTCACAGTTGGCATTATTCCCACCATCGCCGCGTACTTGCTTCCCAAGTTGCTCAACGGCTTATCGGTGCGCCATCCCGACGTTACGGTCAAGATCTCCGAAGACATCACGCCCGTCCTATTGCAGCGTCTGCATGACGGCAGCATTGATATGGCAATCGCCGCATTGCCGATTCCAGGCACGGAACTCGCCAGTGAGGAGCTTTTCGAAGAGAAGTTTTATGCGGTGCTGCCGGAGAAACATCGCCGCGCTTCGCGTGCGTCCATCAGCCTCGCTGATTTGAACCGCGAACCGTTTCTGTTGCTGAAGGAAGGCCACTGTTTCCGCGACAGCGTGATCGCCGCCTGTAATCAGGCGGCGATGTCCCCGAGCGTCGTATTCGAGAGCGGACAGTTCGCCACGATCCTCGCCATGGTCTCCGCTGGGATGGGCGTTTCTGCGGTACCCGCGATGGCGGTGCAGCCGCATCCCGGATGCAAGTTCATTCCGATCTCCGGCAAGCACAGCTCGCGCAAGGTTGGCATCGTGACTTCGCGCCACCACTTTCAGGGGCGCGCACAACGCTTGCTGCTGAAGCAAATGCGCGATGCGTGCGGGAAATCGGCGAAGCCGTAA
- a CDS encoding YXWGXW repeat-containing protein, producing MQRIRTKYWIALCVLLLAVSGSALAQVAISVSFGPPAIPVYEQPLCPGDGYIWTPGYWAWDADIDDYYWVPGTWVLAPEVGFLWTPPWWGWEAGVFIFHDGYWGPHVGFYGGINYGFGYFGDGYWGGRWQGGRFFYNREVTRVNVTNITNVYNEHVTINNNSHVSYHGGEGGIAARPTREQEEWARERHIAPVGPQREHEHAARQNPQLHAKANQGRPPIAATEKPGDFRGHVIPAKEAGAPYRPEARGTTENKAYVHPKDLPPTEHMPTPNTGDTKLDKKYQQQQDKLYAKQEKDRQKLQQKQDSEHVKLQQQHMPPERQQGVEQKHRQQTQSMAEKHTQQRQQMQSRQAPPPHKR from the coding sequence ATGCAACGCATTCGAACCAAATACTGGATCGCACTCTGCGTTTTGCTGCTCGCGGTTTCAGGGAGTGCACTGGCGCAGGTAGCAATTTCCGTCAGCTTTGGGCCGCCCGCCATTCCGGTGTACGAACAACCCCTGTGCCCGGGTGATGGCTACATCTGGACTCCGGGTTACTGGGCTTGGGACGCAGACATTGACGACTATTACTGGGTGCCGGGCACCTGGGTGCTCGCGCCGGAAGTGGGATTTCTGTGGACGCCCCCGTGGTGGGGATGGGAGGCCGGAGTCTTCATCTTCCATGACGGGTATTGGGGACCGCACGTCGGCTTCTACGGCGGCATCAACTATGGCTTCGGCTACTTCGGCGACGGCTATTGGGGCGGACGCTGGCAAGGGGGTCGCTTCTTCTATAACCGCGAAGTTACGCGAGTCAACGTCACCAACATCACCAACGTCTATAACGAGCACGTGACCATCAACAACAACAGCCACGTGAGTTACCACGGCGGCGAAGGTGGCATCGCGGCGCGGCCCACGCGCGAGCAGGAAGAATGGGCGCGCGAGCGGCACATCGCGCCAGTAGGCCCGCAACGTGAACACGAACATGCCGCGCGGCAGAACCCCCAACTGCACGCCAAGGCGAACCAGGGAAGGCCGCCGATCGCGGCAACGGAGAAGCCCGGCGACTTCCGCGGGCATGTCATTCCCGCAAAAGAAGCGGGTGCGCCTTACCGGCCAGAGGCCCGCGGGACGACGGAGAACAAAGCTTACGTTCATCCGAAGGACCTGCCGCCAACCGAGCACATGCCTACGCCGAACACCGGCGACACGAAGTTGGACAAGAAGTACCAGCAACAGCAGGACAAGCTCTATGCGAAACAGGAAAAGGATCGGCAGAAGCTGCAGCAGAAGCAGGACAGCGAACACGTGAAGCTGCAACAGCAACATATGCCTCCAGAGCGGCAACAAGGTGTGGAACAGAAACACCGGCAACAGACGCAGTCCATGGCGGAGAAGCACACCCAGCAGCGCCAGCAGATGCAGTCACGACAGGCGCCTCCACCGCACAAACGGTGA
- a CDS encoding NUDIX hydrolase, with the protein MSREYPERPLLGVGGVVIREGRALIVRRATEPLKGEWSIPGGLVELGEKLVDAVAREVLEETGLVVEPGEVLELFDSIWRDADGRCQYHYVLVDYLCRVTGGELEAATDVSDARWIRPQEIDDFGLRPATQGVLRKGFERFPNQPS; encoded by the coding sequence ATGTCGCGTGAATATCCTGAGCGTCCGCTATTGGGCGTTGGTGGCGTGGTGATCCGTGAAGGCCGCGCGTTGATTGTGCGCCGCGCCACCGAACCGCTTAAAGGCGAGTGGTCCATCCCCGGCGGTCTCGTTGAACTCGGCGAGAAGCTCGTCGATGCGGTCGCGCGAGAAGTCCTCGAAGAGACTGGCTTGGTTGTCGAGCCCGGCGAGGTACTGGAGTTGTTCGACAGCATCTGGCGCGACGCCGACGGTCGCTGCCAGTATCACTACGTGCTGGTGGATTATCTCTGTCGCGTGACGGGCGGCGAGCTGGAAGCCGCAACCGATGTGAGCGACGCCCGCTGGATTAGGCCGCAGGAGATTGACGATTTCGGTCTGCGTCCCGCCACGCAGGGAGTGCTGCGCAAAGGCTTCGAAAGATTCCCCAACCAACCTTCGTGA